From the Apis cerana isolate GH-2021 linkage group LG3, AcerK_1.0, whole genome shotgun sequence genome, one window contains:
- the LOC107997278 gene encoding protein outspread isoform X5, giving the protein MSGGTAGVRGTGAECRKFAPNIFNKSKCSSCFKQKEEHSAEALECNRATRKISKCGYLFVAPGWDFSNPLNRTKRWQRRWFVLYDDGELTYSVDEHPETVPQARIDMTRVLEVAAAEDITGHPYSLAITSPEGVTFVKGTCREETRWWADVLQVYSRNKGRHKRNATFPGGQTTILQVTPTIRSNTPNPPRPRFNSCRSEPRSNTWISETSVPADLCASVFSSTPSLVTNSVVTTTSNTSMSNGNVVENSNDHRVTANVSPLRTSTPLENGGSTYITSVPSTSTMNGSVSSTVYTTTSTSTTVSSVNSLTEKPPIVPNEGRSSYKDQPASSASPPTRDKLRAEDKARRRMNQHGERTGTACSGEKLDDDACRRILLEHEREREGKLRDIAASLTQPRVRRSIKPRTSEPTRDVVDAANAAYQDKFVRGDPDGCGLDISGIRYSPTSELRVDLPAEDLLNIKKGWLMKQGLSKEWNKHWFVLRGCGLMYYRDPCAEDKGIMDGVIDLNTVTAVTPLQVARNYGFQTVAWDERGSTVLSAVTAGIRASWMSAIRRAANLPDPDNGNDSLTVCQDAQQDNTPQSPTASLTDRERDSSVVPSTSVTPRSVLFSSDEEYRTASEGGRRESGDWSEVPVSPPLVRNGDWPGGLKGSSWSDSANHEWSELPPSPPLTRTALSRVKARSRSSSRSRVYKRSCSSPLSSRRSTLDSVRSEDLMMACCELGEDEEQHNGHMQNSCLSSANESPLIVELLENQVSLLRDQLDQNQSHPSTLLVIIERQENEIESLKSQLNTARADFASAEKELSRLRQQKAEASIREKQVDELLSTIQRTEQQRNKDLEDLEKMKKMYNRDKEMLECKLLETEAILRETSERCEMLTKELASSHRTVEHLQSEITSLSNRLSQGIEENERLYSKVRELEDKGGLSSSKERGRSFDSLSDLTNIELDLDFNSLDKERIVEEYDELRSRFEKAILEIRAMRKELREAHAMQDALELEIFAHKQDAASVNETNQAQIQLMAARIQDLTNKLAASEKQVRNLKQKLTKAETRDKRRSLSLKGRESFQISQEMEDKLVDLENKICAIERGKSISAPASAGSSPKESSPNPKKEKRRDSKSLDRTRLRRKSLDSATSSEPMKVLIRLSTLETKVANVQENMASDAEKDSSECSEISAPSTSEVSLEIIARLKKLERVVSKSKRRLEKCLGSTQAEDKAEKCLREVNDILDSCLECKKNQGSAQVTESVGVVVSRLETILKDKLSELTKRRQTLEQNGQLDDREKMKLIAERVAFEFVVLRQIKCAIGRTFDRSAVLSELVETSQLASSLMRKIHGTKPKTYQNTSYIQYLTRVLANKLVLVGGVAATETVAKEVSAARNESLNFLLQKQREINEMVCRYKETKLRQLAEALAAETLSMSEQEDSNKQQATNSSKKLLEDRRIREAWALAQETVSKELVQAEVSHVIMRCGQMYEQNITSITDACLNFESAENVTLESWIDAAQSRLREEMEQSTRELSNVYEECLDQLKKSKSAIVESKYESRRLLTDYADVIAHKALIDARIELLQENTRQLTTPFPGETFVSSLIRNDDVLSSLLEADDQEFQSNPILGAEYSYLYQQFSKDCEDRISGSKRASKEQMKNVGQSLLYLEEDLVELGKRVREKLDENSENVSWPAKSATLITITDWSSVCEKCSQLREQIKKLSDHMNSVTCKQCDQLQKTIERITAEHNQELETLKRNQERDLMDIKGELDNQRQSLTSQYEQEAASLREKARKLEHRLNAMDSEHSAHVNELRAAYQRSMSAELDTDAETRKRYKEEIKQLRALCEKGLLAMENSHRRIISEMEEKHRQELENLRVEKEQALSEETQATLAALDAMRKAHEHEVQKEIAKFKQEFIKQMQAREDIGVLHKEHEEEMEEIKQEILSLSAKYSSKCVESAALEEKVGSLTKQLAQAQQHIMQLDARNKQLRAHLVLETNDSANDNVQMLRGRDNEIAESREEIHRLQQLKEQVHGGFTVPTIEPQLMRSPAVRWSSRSCRSLPPTPTPSYHHPLHPPLPAVGMVAERKKRFEL; this is encoded by the exons CCAGAGACAGTTCCTCAAGCGAGGATCGATATGACCCGCGTGTTGGAGGTTGCTGCTGCCGAGGATATAACCGGACATCCGTACAGTCTGGCGATCACCTCGCCGGAAGGAGTTACCTTCGTGAAGGGCACGTGCCGCGAGGAAACCAGATGGTGGGCCGATGTGCTTCAGGTCTACTCGAGGAACAAG GGCCGGCATAAGAGGAATGCGACGTTCCCCGGTGGACAGACCACCATTCTTCAGGTCACTCCTACGATCAGAA GTAACACGCCGAATCCACCTCGACCACGGTTCAATAGCTGCCGTTCAGAGCCCCGCAGCAACACATGGATCTCGGAAACGAGCGTCCCCGCAGACCTTTGCGCGTCAGTCTTCTCCTCCACGCCGTCTCTGGTGACCAACAGCGTGGTAACGACGACCAGCAACACGTCGATGAGCAACGGCAACGTGGTGGAGAACAGCAACGACCATCGTGTCACCGCCAACGTGTCACCCCTTAGAACCAGCACGCCTCTTGAGAACGGTGGCTCCACCTACATAACTTCCGTTCCATCCACCTCCACCATGAACGGGAGCGTGTCCAGCACCGTGTACACGACCACGTCGACCTCGACCACCGTGTCGTCCGTCAACTCGTTGACGGAGAAGCCACCGATCGTGCCCAACGAGGGTAGATCGAGCTACAAGGATCAACCAGCTAGCAGCGCCTCCCCCCCGACCAGAGACAAGCTTCGAGCGGAAGACAAGGCCAGACGCAGGATGAATCAGCACGGAGAACGAACCGGGACCGCCTGCTCTGGCGAGAAACTAG ACGATGACGCCTGTCGAAGGATTCTGTTGGAGcatgaaagagaaagagaaggaaagttGCGAGACATTGCCGCCTCCTTGACCCAGCCACGCGTCAGGAGGAGCATCAAGCCTAGGACGTCTGAGCCGACAAGGGATGTGGTGGATGCGGCCAATGCGGCCTATCAGGACAAATTT GTTAGAGGCGATCCGGATGGATGTGGCCTCGACATCTCCGGCATTCGATACTCTCCTACCTCCGAACTGAGGGTCGATCTACCCGCTgaagatttattaaacatcAAGAAAGGCTGGTTAATGAAACAAGGATTAAGTAAG GAATGGAATAAGCATTGGTTCGTGCTTCGCGGTTGCGGCCTCATGTACTACCGAGATCCCTGCGCGGAAGATAAGGGTATCATGGACGGTGTCATAGATCTGAATACCGTTACCGCCGTCACGCCCCTTCAAGTCGCAAGAAATTATGGATTCCAGACTGTG GCCTGGGACGAACGAGGATCTACCGTATTGTCCGCGGTGACCGCTGGTATACGAGCCAGTTGGATGTCGGCCATTCGGAGGGCTGCCAACTTACCAGATCCTGACAATGGCAACGATTCTCTGACGGTTTGTCAGGATGCGCAGCAAGATAACACCCCACAATCACCTACCGC ATCGCTGACAGACCGCGAAAGAGACTCCTCGGTCGTTCCTTCGACGTCAGTCACACCACGCTCAGTCCTGTTTTCCTCCGATGAAGAATATCGAACGGCATCCGAAGGCGGCAGAAGAGAGTCTGGTGATTGGTCCGAGGTCCCAGTATCGCCACCCTTGGTGAGAAACGGCGACTGGCCCGGTGGATTGAAGGGTTCCAGTTGGTCAGATTCGGCGAACCACGAGTGGTCGGAATTACCTCCATCGCCACCGTTGACTAGAACCGCTTTGTCCAGAGTGAAAGCTCGATCCAGATCAAGCTCCAGATCCAGAGTTTACAAGAGAAGTTGCAGCTCTCCCCTAAGCTCGAGAAGAAGCACGTTGGATAGCGTCAGGTCCGAGGATTTGATGATGGCCTGCTGCGAATTAGGAGAGGATGAGGAACAGCACAACGGGCACATGCAGAATAGTTGTCTGTCGAGCGCAAACGAGAGCCCATTAATAGTAGAATTGTTGGAGAATCAGGTGTCTTTGCTGCGTGATCAGTTAGATCAAAATCAGTCGCATCCAAGCACGCTTCTAGTCATTATCGAGCGTCAAGAGAACGAAATAGAAAGTTTAAAGTCGCAGCTGAACACGGCGAGAGCGGACTTCGCGAGTGCTGAGAAGGAACTGTCCAGGTTGAGGCAGCAAAAGGCCGAAGCTTCCATCAGAGAAAAACAGGTGGATGAATTATTGAGCACGATCCAGAGAACGGAGCAGCAGAGAAACAAGGATTTAGAAGATCTagagaagatgaagaagatgTACAACAGGGATAAGGAGATGTTGGAATGCAAGTTGCTGGAGACCGAAGCTATTCTTAGAGAGACCAGCGAGCGATGCGAAATGCTTACTAAAGAGTTGGCATCGAGTCATAGAACCGTCGAACATCTGCAGTCGGAGATAACCTCTTTGAGCAATAGATTATCTCAAG GAATAGAGGAGAACGAGCGTTTGTATAGCAAAGTTAGGGAACTGGAAGACAAAGGTGGGTTGTCTTCTTCGAAAGAACGAGGAAGAAGTTTTGATTCTCTCAGTGATTTGACGAACATTGAGCTGGATCTGGATTTCAATTCTCTCGACAAGGAAAG AATCGTGGAAGAATACGACGAACTTAGATCCCGTTTCGAGAAAGCTATCCTTGAGATACGCGCGATGCGCAAGGAGCTTCGCGAGGCGCACGCAATGCAGGATGCTTTGGAATTGGAGATTTTTGCTCACAAGCAGGACGCAGCTAGCGTGAACGAGACGAACCAAGCTCAGATTCAATTAATGGCAGCTAGGATCCAAGATTTGACCAATAAGCTTGCAGCCAGCGAGAAGCAAGTGAGGAATCTGAAGCAGAAACTGACAAAAGCGGAAACTAGGGACAAGAGGAGATCGTTGTCGTTGAAGGGTCGCGAGTCCTTCCAGATTTCTCAAGAGATGGAGGACAAGTTGGTGGATCTGGAGAACAAGATCTGTGCTATAGAGCGCGGGAAGAGCATCAGCGCGCCTGCGTCGGCGGGAAGCAGTCCGAAGGAGTCGAGTCCTAACccaaagaaggagaagaggagggatAGCAAGAGTCTAGACCGTACCAGATTAAGAAGAAAGTCGCTAGACAGTGCAACTAGTTCAGAACCGATGAAAGTGTTGATCAGACTCAGCACGTTGGAGACGAAGGTGGCAAACGTGCAAGAGAATATGGCGAGCGACGCAGAGAAAGACTCGAGCGAGTGCAGCGAGATAAGCGCGCCCTCGACAAGCGAGGTATCGTTGGAGATCATCGCCAGGTTGAAGAAATTGGAGAGAGTGGTGTCGAAGTCGAAGAGGAGGCTAGAGAAGTGTTTAGGCTCGACGCAAGCGGAGGACAAAGCGGAGAAGTGTTTGCGCGAGGTAAACGATATTTTGGACTCGTGTTTAGAATGTAAGAAAAACCAAGGTAGCGCTCAAGTGACCGAGTCAGTAGGCGTAGTGGTATCTAGACTAGAGACTATACTTAAAGATAAATTGAGCGAACTCACGAAGAGACGGCAGACGCTCGAGCAGAACGGCCAGCTGGACGATAGGGAGAAGATGAAGCTGATCGCGGAGAGAGTTGCGTTCGAGTTCGTAGTTCTGAGACAGATCAAGTGCGCGATCGGCCGTACATTCGACCGTAGTGCCGTTCTCAGTGAATTGGTCGAAACTAGTCAGCTTGCCTCAAGCTTAATGCGTAAGATTCACGGAACTAAGCCCAAAACGTACCAAAACACCAGTTACATTCAGTATCTTACTAGAGTGTTAGCTAATAAGTTAGTACTAGTAGGTGGCGTGGCCGCGACGGAGACGGTGGCCAAGGAGGTGTCCGCAGCTCGTAACGAGAGCTTGAACTTCTTGCTGCAGAAACAGCGCGAGATAAACGAGATGGTGTGCAGGTACAAGGAGACAAAGTTGAGACAGCTCGCCGAGGCACTGGCCGCCGAGACGTTGAGCATGTCGGAGCAAGAGGATTCGAACAAGCAACAGGCGACCAACTCGAGCAAAAAGTTGCTGGAGGATAGACGAATTCGCGAGGCGTGGGCGCTGGCCCAAGAAACGGTGAGCAAAGAGTTGGTGCAGGCGGAAGTGTCGCACGTGATCATGCGTTGCGGCCAGATGTACGAGCAAAATATCACTAGCATCACCGACGCTTGTCTCAACTTCGAGAGCGCGGAGAACGTAACGTTAGAATCTTGGATCGATGCGGCCCAATCGAGGCTGCGCGAGGAGATGGAACAGTCGACTCGCGAGCTGTCCAACGTGTACGAAGAATGCCTTGACCAGTTGAAGAAGAGCAAGTCGGCGATAGTCGAGTCGAAATACGAGTCGAGACGGTTGTTGACGGACTACGCGGACGTGATCGCGCACAAAGCTTTAATAGATGCCAGAATCGAGCTTCTTCAGGAGAACACGAGACAATTGACGACGCCCTTCCCTGGGGAGACTTTCGTATCTAGTCTAATCCGAAACGACGACGTTCTTTCGAGTCTGCTAGAGGCAGACGATCAAGAGTTCCAAAGCAATCCAATTCTCGGCGCGGAGTACAGTTACCTTTATCAGCAATTTAGCAAGGACTGCGAGGACAGGATATCCGGCTCGAAGCGCGCCTCGAAGGAGCAAATGAAGAACGTTGGCCAGAGTTTGCTCTATCTCGAGGAGGATTTGGTCGAGCTGGGCAAACGCGTTCGGGAGAAATTGGACGAGAACAGCGAGAATGTTTCGTGGCCGGCGAAATCGGCCACGTTGATTACCATTACAGACTGGTCGAGCGTGTGCGAGAAGTGCTCGCAGTTGCGCGagcagataaaaaaattgagcgACCATATGAACAGCGTGACTTGCAAACAGTGTGACCAATTGCAGAAAACTATCGAGAGGATAACGGCGGAGCATAATCAAGAGTTGGAGACGTTGAAGCGTAACCAGGAGAGGGATTTGATGGACATCAAGGGTGAATTGGACAATCAGAGGCAATCGTTGACCTCTCAATACGAGCAGGAAGCGGCCAGTTTGCGGGAGAAGGCGAGAAAATTGGAGCACAGGCTGAACGCAATGGACTCCGAGCACTCTGCTCACGTGAACGAACTTAGAGCCGCTTATCAAAGATCTATGAGCGCCGAATTGGATACAGACGCGGAAACGAGGAAGAGGTACAAAGAAGAGATCAAGCAACTGCGAGCGTTGTGCGAAAAGGGTTTGCTCGCTATGGAGAATTCTCACAGGCGCATCATTTCCGAGATGGAAGAGAAACACCGACAAGAGTTGGAAAATCTGAGGGTGGAGAAGGAGCAGGCGTTGTCGGAAGAGACTCAGGCCACTCTGGCGGCCCTGGACGCTATGAGGAAAGCTCACGAGCACGAGGTGCAGAAAGAAATAGCTAAATTCAAACAGGAATTTATTAAACAGATGCAGGCACGCGAGGACATTGGCGTGCTTCACAAGGAACacga GGAAGAGATGGAGGAGATCAAACAGGAAATTCTTTCCTTATCTGCCAAGTACTCCTCCAAGTGCGTAGAATCAGCAGCCTTGGAGGAAAAGGTAGGATCCCTAACCAAGCAGCTTGCTCAAGCGCAACAACACATTATGCAATTGGACGCGAGGAACAAACAGCTGAGGGCGCATCTCGTATTGGAAACGAACGACAGCGCGAACGACAACGTGCAAATGTTGAGGGGCAGGGACAACGAGATTGCCGAGTCGAGGGAAGAGATCCATCGACTGCAACAGTTGAAG gaGCAAGTCCACGGAGGTTTTACTGTACCTACCATCGAGCCTC AGCTGATGAGGTCTCCAGCAGTGAGGTGGTCCAGTAGAAGTTGTCGTAGCTTGCCTCCAACGCCCACGCCGAGTTATCATCACCCGCTCCACCCACCACTTCCAGCGGTGGGCATGGTCGCCGAGAGGAAGAAACGTTTCGAGCTCTGA